The proteins below are encoded in one region of Methanofollis aquaemaris:
- a CDS encoding Ig-like domain-containing protein, producing MMSIALALLLLGSAGAVSAAEITVKTPAGPVPAGETVVVPVVVAGAEKLDACDIRITADASDVTIVANTTNPVDGTVLTVNTVDNVAKISFYHLTGVTGDLTLCYVDCVPKKSGASAPVNLTIECIAENGSAGTPGDAVYAKYAVVNGSLTTERDPSVVTTLEIKPTTVSTLFPGDTRQFAATVYDQYGDPMNTPVAWSSSNTTVGTVDASTGLFTVVCAGTTGITARAGGVMSGAVMITVRAVPAPARIEVASPALVSPLNTTQTVQFTATVYDQYNSVMEIPLAWSSSNPTVGTIDASTGLFTALCGGTTNVTAVAGEMVSENVMVTVYLAPVSVPPAPKSPVNPQVRSDAASAVLKIVVDRQDVDGDAWFNATTVNPAGGEIPTFGAGMGLPEDAYLALNITPEHLKDEKHLQYSAVLTFRIPVADLPASEKHNVRAYRYNTLSDAWEALPTAWMKTEAGYHHYEVKTSGFSVFTMVRTIGGAPAVTPPTPPPTPTPKPGHSGGGSSGGHGGNSGVKMPVSVPTQVAPGSESLAANETVIPTQAPATVVPTVSEAVQTAVSTSATPTGPAPSPGFGVVAALAGASAAFVLAGRRD from the coding sequence ATGATGTCGATCGCGCTGGCATTGCTTCTCCTGGGCAGTGCCGGTGCGGTCAGTGCCGCTGAAATTACGGTGAAGACGCCGGCGGGGCCGGTACCTGCCGGTGAGACCGTCGTGGTGCCGGTCGTTGTCGCTGGTGCAGAGAAACTCGATGCATGTGATATCAGGATCACCGCTGACGCATCAGATGTCACCATCGTTGCGAACACGACCAATCCTGTCGACGGGACGGTATTGACGGTGAATACTGTTGATAATGTCGCGAAGATCAGTTTCTACCACCTGACCGGCGTCACCGGCGACCTGACGCTCTGTTATGTGGACTGTGTCCCGAAGAAATCGGGCGCGTCCGCGCCCGTGAACCTGACGATCGAGTGCATCGCGGAGAACGGTTCTGCCGGCACGCCCGGCGATGCTGTCTATGCGAAATATGCTGTCGTGAACGGCTCGCTCACCACCGAGAGAGACCCATCGGTCGTGACCACGCTTGAAATAAAGCCCACAACAGTATCCACACTCTTCCCCGGGGATACCCGGCAGTTCGCTGCCACGGTCTACGACCAGTACGGCGACCCCATGAACACCCCGGTCGCATGGTCGAGTTCCAACACAACGGTCGGGACGGTCGACGCCTCCACTGGTCTCTTCACCGTGGTCTGTGCCGGCACCACCGGGATCACCGCGAGGGCGGGCGGGGTCATGTCCGGTGCGGTCATGATCACGGTCAGGGCCGTTCCGGCACCGGCGAGGATCGAGGTTGCGTCTCCTGCGCTCGTCTCCCCCCTGAACACGACACAGACCGTGCAGTTCACCGCCACGGTCTATGATCAGTACAACAGTGTGATGGAGATTCCACTCGCCTGGTCGAGTTCCAACCCGACGGTCGGAACGATCGACGCGTCCACCGGCCTCTTCACGGCCCTCTGTGGCGGGACCACCAATGTCACCGCAGTGGCGGGGGAGATGGTGTCTGAGAATGTAATGGTTACCGTTTACCTTGCGCCGGTATCGGTGCCTCCGGCACCGAAGAGCCCGGTCAACCCGCAGGTCCGGTCGGATGCCGCCAGCGCCGTCCTGAAGATCGTGGTCGACCGGCAGGATGTCGATGGAGATGCCTGGTTCAATGCTACGACGGTGAACCCCGCAGGCGGAGAAATCCCGACCTTCGGCGCAGGCATGGGCCTGCCCGAGGACGCGTACCTCGCCCTCAACATCACGCCCGAGCACCTCAAGGACGAGAAGCACCTCCAGTACAGTGCGGTGTTGACCTTCCGTATCCCGGTTGCCGACCTTCCTGCAAGCGAGAAGCATAATGTGAGGGCGTACCGCTACAACACGCTCTCCGACGCATGGGAGGCGCTGCCGACCGCCTGGATGAAGACGGAGGCGGGCTATCACCACTATGAGGTGAAGACGTCCGGGTTCTCCGTCTTCACCATGGTCCGCACCATCGGCGGAGCACCTGCGGTTACTCCACCCACGCCGCCGCCGACACCGACGCCGAAACCAGGTCACTCTGGTGGGGGTTCGTCCGGAGGCCACGGGGGGAACAGCGGTGTGAAGATGCCGGTCTCTGTCCCCACCCAGGTCGCGCCGGGCAGCGAATCTCTGGCTGCCAATGAGACCGTCATCCCCACCCAGGCACCGGCGACCGTCGTCCCCACCGTCTCCGAGGCTGTGCAGACCGCCGTATCGACGAGCGCGACCCCGACCGGACCGGCACCGAGTCCTGGCTTCGGCGTCGTCGCCGCCCTTGCGGGTGCGAGTGCGGCGTTCGTCCTGGCGGGCCGCAGGGACTGA
- a CDS encoding ACT domain-containing protein, translating to MAEKKYLIKQVSIFSENKPGRLAAIASALEEAGVNILAFSIAEANGFGVVRALVNKPDLAHKTLTDLGFMVSFTDVIAVAMRDEPGGLFEIARILGEAGINIEYSYAYSGKDGAVLILRVDQVEEGVEKILAAGGTLLDVSLFQ from the coding sequence ATGGCAGAGAAGAAGTATCTCATCAAGCAGGTCTCGATCTTTTCAGAGAACAAACCGGGCCGCCTGGCGGCCATCGCGAGCGCCCTCGAGGAGGCGGGCGTGAACATCCTGGCCTTCTCCATCGCGGAGGCGAACGGGTTCGGCGTCGTGCGGGCGCTCGTGAACAAACCCGACCTCGCCCACAAGACCCTCACCGACCTCGGGTTCATGGTCTCCTTCACCGACGTGATCGCCGTGGCGATGCGCGACGAACCGGGCGGCCTCTTCGAGATCGCCAGGATCCTGGGCGAGGCCGGGATCAATATCGAGTATTCGTATGCCTACTCTGGCAAGGACGGGGCGGTGCTCATCCTGCGGGTCGACCAGGTGGAGGAGGGGGTCGAGAAGATCCTCGCCGCCGGCGGGACGCTCCTGGATGTGTCGCTGTTTCAGTGA
- a CDS encoding phenylacetate--CoA ligase family protein, translated as MWDPRAEEMPVEELKRLQYRLLKTLVYRLYSFSDFYHARMREANVHPDDIRTLDDVTRLPFMYKRDLRDNYPDHLFTATQDELVRYHVSSGTTGKPTVVGYTANDLENWTTSLARSLTACGLGRGDVMQVSYGYGLFTGGLGMHYGAERIGATVLPSSTGNTERQIELMQDLHVTAIACTPSYLVHIGETAERMGVSIRDDTDLRIGVLGAEPWSEAMRTNLQDSLGIRVYDIYGTSELSGPMFTECTEQNGIHIWGDLAYPEIIDPETGESLPAGEKGELVMTVLKKEALPMIRYRVGDVTVLDDEPCACGRTAPRIMRIQGRVDDMLIVRGINVFPSQVEHTLMEIPEVVGSAFQIVVDRKGALDSMLVRVEMSPEAFSDKITDLMQIRGKVAHTLKSSLNVAAQVELMAPGALPRFEGKAQRVIDRRVY; from the coding sequence ATGTGGGACCCGAGAGCAGAGGAGATGCCGGTCGAGGAGTTGAAGCGGCTCCAGTACCGCCTTCTCAAGACGCTGGTCTACCGGCTGTACAGTTTCAGCGACTTCTACCATGCGCGGATGCGGGAGGCGAACGTCCATCCCGACGATATCAGGACGCTCGACGACGTCACCAGGCTCCCGTTCATGTATAAGCGCGACCTGCGCGACAACTACCCCGACCACCTCTTCACCGCCACACAGGACGAACTTGTACGGTACCATGTCTCCTCAGGGACGACCGGGAAGCCCACCGTCGTCGGCTACACGGCAAACGACCTGGAGAACTGGACGACGTCTCTCGCCCGATCGCTGACGGCGTGCGGCCTTGGGCGCGGCGACGTGATGCAGGTGAGTTACGGCTACGGGCTCTTCACCGGAGGGCTCGGGATGCATTATGGGGCCGAGCGGATCGGGGCGACGGTTCTCCCGTCGAGCACCGGCAACACCGAGCGGCAGATCGAGTTGATGCAGGATCTGCATGTGACGGCCATCGCCTGCACCCCGTCGTACCTCGTGCATATCGGCGAGACAGCCGAGAGGATGGGCGTTTCGATCAGGGACGACACCGACCTGCGCATCGGGGTGCTGGGCGCGGAGCCCTGGTCTGAGGCGATGCGGACAAACCTCCAGGACTCCCTCGGGATCAGGGTGTACGACATCTACGGCACCTCCGAACTCTCGGGGCCGATGTTCACCGAGTGCACCGAACAGAACGGGATCCATATATGGGGCGACCTCGCATACCCTGAGATCATTGATCCCGAGACCGGCGAGTCGCTCCCTGCCGGCGAGAAGGGCGAACTGGTGATGACGGTCCTGAAGAAGGAGGCCCTCCCGATGATCCGGTACCGTGTCGGGGACGTGACGGTCCTTGACGATGAGCCCTGTGCCTGCGGCCGGACTGCTCCGCGGATCATGCGCATCCAGGGGCGGGTCGACGATATGCTCATCGTGCGCGGGATCAATGTCTTCCCATCGCAGGTCGAGCACACCCTCATGGAGATCCCCGAGGTGGTCGGGAGCGCCTTCCAGATCGTGGTGGACCGGAAGGGCGCTCTCGACTCGATGCTCGTGCGGGTGGAGATGAGCCCGGAGGCCTTCTCAGACAAGATCACCGACCTGATGCAGATCCGGGGGAAGGTGGCCCACACCCTCAAGAGTTCCCTCAATGTCGCAGCGCAGGTCGAACTGATGGCGCCGGGCGCCCTCCCGCGCTTTGAAGGGAAGGCACAGAGAGTGATTGACCGGAGAGTGTACTGA
- a CDS encoding phenylacetate--CoA ligase family protein, producing the protein MFWNKEMETISQTDLEALQLSRLKWTVSHVQNVEFYQKKFRDAGVTPADIQSLDDIEKIPFTTKKELRDGYPFGNIAVPMKQVVRIHTTSGTTGKPTVVGYTRQDLDNWSELIARNLTMIGLTDEDIFQNAVNYGLFTGGLGFHYGAEKIGATVIPSATGNTRRQIEMIDDFGVTAIHCTPSYGMHLAEVAEEMGASLDSLRIGVFGAEPWSENMRKELETRLGVEAFDSYGMSEMYGPGAAFECPGHDGLHLWHDFYFAEIIDPETGERLPDGEKGELVITPLVKEAMPLVRYRTGDITRIIPDACPCGRGKRLARISGRADDMLVIRGINVFPSQIEHTLFSIPEVGDQFMVYVDRINHLDEMTIEVEMNRESFSGELADLAGLQRKVAGAIKESLNLRTTVRLVEPGSLPRFEGKARHVVDRRGEIW; encoded by the coding sequence ATGTTCTGGAACAAAGAAATGGAGACGATCTCTCAGACCGACCTCGAAGCGCTGCAGCTCTCCAGGCTGAAGTGGACGGTGAGCCACGTCCAGAATGTCGAGTTCTACCAGAAAAAGTTCAGAGATGCCGGGGTCACCCCGGCCGACATTCAGAGCCTCGACGACATCGAAAAGATCCCCTTCACCACCAAGAAGGAACTCAGGGACGGTTATCCCTTCGGCAACATCGCCGTGCCGATGAAGCAGGTGGTGCGGATCCACACCACCTCAGGGACCACCGGAAAACCGACGGTCGTCGGGTATACCAGACAGGACCTGGACAACTGGTCCGAACTCATCGCCCGCAACCTCACCATGATCGGCCTCACCGACGAGGACATCTTCCAGAACGCTGTGAACTACGGGCTCTTCACCGGCGGGCTCGGCTTTCACTACGGGGCGGAGAAGATCGGGGCCACGGTGATCCCGAGCGCCACCGGCAACACCAGACGGCAGATCGAGATGATCGACGACTTCGGCGTCACGGCGATCCACTGCACCCCGAGTTACGGGATGCACCTCGCCGAGGTGGCAGAAGAGATGGGGGCGTCCCTGGACTCCCTGCGGATCGGGGTCTTCGGCGCCGAACCCTGGTCGGAGAATATGAGAAAGGAACTCGAGACCCGGCTCGGGGTCGAGGCCTTCGACTCGTACGGCATGAGCGAGATGTACGGGCCCGGCGCCGCTTTCGAGTGCCCCGGGCATGACGGCCTCCACCTCTGGCACGACTTCTACTTTGCCGAGATCATCGACCCCGAGACCGGCGAACGCCTGCCCGACGGCGAGAAGGGCGAACTTGTCATCACCCCGCTCGTCAAGGAGGCGATGCCCCTGGTGCGATACCGGACCGGCGACATCACCAGGATCATCCCGGATGCCTGCCCGTGCGGCCGGGGGAAGCGTCTCGCACGGATCTCCGGGCGGGCCGACGATATGCTGGTCATCAGGGGGATCAACGTCTTCCCCTCCCAGATCGAGCACACCCTCTTCTCCATCCCGGAGGTCGGAGATCAGTTCATGGTATATGTGGACAGGATCAACCATCTTGACGAGATGACGATCGAGGTGGAGATGAACCGCGAGAGTTTCAGCGGCGAACTCGCCGACCTTGCCGGCCTCCAGCGGAAGGTTGCCGGGGCGATCAAGGAGAGCCTCAACCTCAGAACGACGGTGAGACTCGTCGAGCCGGGTTCCCTCCCGCGCTTCGAGGGGAAGGCCCGTCATGTCGTGGACAGGAGGGGAGAGATCTGGTAA
- a CDS encoding SdpI family protein, which translates to MYRITEMIGKLMGWCPCQETVSAAQPGKSDHDTGSGGRNGLLMIRWSRLAMIGIVALAFLIGVTVYPTMPDEIPSHWNAAGEVDDYLPAFWGVFLLPILLAGVAVLFLFVVPALDARVEATAEAGKRYDAFGLVTTLFLFAVYVSTILWAQGIEVSMSAFLAVSFGIMEIAMGFLMKKGLEQNSFVGIRTPWTLADERVWQITHERAGVAFQVAGILTLLTAAAPEVYGFVLLVMILAVVCIYLIWYSRQVYQRVVRRSEIR; encoded by the coding sequence ATGTATCGAATTACTGAGATGATAGGAAAACTGATGGGCTGGTGTCCATGTCAGGAGACGGTGTCGGCGGCACAACCAGGAAAATCTGATCATGATACCGGCAGCGGCGGCAGAAACGGCCTGCTGATGATACGATGGTCTCGCCTCGCGATGATCGGGATCGTCGCCCTTGCATTTCTCATCGGGGTCACGGTTTATCCGACGATGCCCGACGAGATCCCTTCGCACTGGAACGCCGCCGGCGAGGTCGACGATTATCTCCCTGCATTCTGGGGAGTATTCCTGTTGCCGATTCTCCTTGCAGGCGTTGCCGTGCTCTTCCTCTTCGTGGTACCCGCCCTGGATGCGCGAGTGGAGGCGACGGCGGAGGCCGGGAAGCGGTACGACGCCTTCGGTCTGGTCACCACTCTCTTCCTCTTCGCCGTCTATGTCAGCACGATCCTGTGGGCGCAGGGGATCGAGGTCTCGATGTCTGCCTTTCTCGCGGTGAGTTTCGGCATCATGGAGATCGCCATGGGTTTCCTCATGAAGAAGGGACTGGAACAGAATTCTTTTGTCGGGATCAGGACGCCGTGGACGCTTGCGGACGAGCGAGTCTGGCAGATCACGCATGAACGGGCCGGGGTCGCCTTCCAGGTGGCGGGCATCCTCACGCTGCTCACCGCCGCGGCCCCTGAGGTGTACGGGTTCGTCCTGCTGGTCATGATCCTCGCCGTCGTCTGCATCTATCTGATCTGGTATTCCAGGCAGGTGTATCAGAGGGTCGTGCGTCGCTCGGAGATCAGGTAG